The following coding sequences are from one Halictus rubicundus isolate RS-2024b chromosome 11, iyHalRubi1_principal, whole genome shotgun sequence window:
- the LOC143358782 gene encoding ubiquitin-like protein 4A: MKVTVKKLQGNECVVDIMPTDTVLQLKHKVSDLLGIEVPQQKLLHTGKTLADENPLSFYPGIKDGSKLNLLVIKKAEEGSSKGKAPIRKTGTHILKEEISRVLRRYYTESDTESIVNELIKDLQNKVNNLSYDDLERLATALLQDQEYIG, from the exons ATGAAAGTTACCGTGAAGAAGCTCCAGGGAAACGAATGCGTTGTTGAC ATTATGCCCACAGATACGGTGTTGCAGCTGAAGCATAAGGTCAGCGATCTCCTGGGCATTGAAGTACCACAGCAGAAGCTTTTACACACTGGCAAAACACTGGCTG atGAGAATCCCCTGAGCTTTTATCCGGGCATCAAAGATGGTAGCAAATTGAACCTGTTGGTTATTAAAAAGGCCGAGGAAGGCTCCAGCAAGGGGAAAGCACCGATCCGCAAAACAGGCACCCATATTCTAAAAGAGGAGATCTCCAGAGTTCTGAGGCGCTACTACACAGAATCGGACACAGAATCCATAGTAAACGAATTGATCAAAGACCTGCAGAACAAAGTGAACAACCTCAGCTACGACGACCTAGAACGATTAGCAACCGCACTCCTCCAGGACCAAGAGTATATAGGTTAA
- the LOC143358777 gene encoding ribonuclease H2 subunit A → MENAKENENTMNSEENGSDSMDNSLITNRNSLTPYFEDWDHSINKVHLSEVPQICKDEPCQLGIDEAGRGPVLGPMVYGIAYAPLCEKQLLVDLGCADSKSLTEEKRDAIFDEICKNGNTMGWAVDVISPNTICNSMYRRSKTSLNEVSMVSAIELAKRVIEAGARITEIYVDTVGKPEKYQARLEQIFPGLKIVVAKKADSTYPIVSAASICAKVSRDHAIRAWKFLEGDINSEYGSGYPNDPETKKWLSGHVDPVFGFPRLVRFSWSTAEKILETQALAVEWEKVEEETSPGEQKISSFFSKSPAKSCQSQRKRHAFFAERCLFSTSSF, encoded by the exons ATGGAAAACGCAAAGGAGAACGAGAATACGATGAATTCAGAGGAGAACGGTTCCGATTCCATGGATAATAGTCTGATTACCAACCGAAACAGTTTAACTCCGTACTTCGAGGATTGGGACCACAGCATCAACAAAGTTCATTTGTCGGAG GTCCCACAAATTTGCAAGGACGAGCCATGTCAATTGGGTATCGACGAGGCTGGTCGAGGCCCAGTCCTCGGGCCCATGGTTTACGGAATAGCCTATGCCCCATTGTGCGAGAAGCAGCTTCTGGTAGATCTGGGATGCGCAGATTCGAAAAGCCTGACTGAGGAAAAGAGAGACGCTATTTTTGACGAGATTTGCAAGAATGGGAACACCATGGGCTGGGCagtagacgtgatatcacccaATACCATATGTAACAGCATGTACCGTAGGAGCAAGACCTCCCTGAACGAGGTGTCCATGGTTTCCGCGATCGAGCTGGCTAAGAGAGTGATAGAGGCTGGCGCAAGGATCACAGAGATATACGTGGATACTGTAGGTAAGCCTGAAAAGTATCAGGCCAGGCTGGAACAGATTTTCCCAGGTCTAAAGATAGTAGTTGCAAAGAAGGCTGACTCCACGTATCCCATTGTCAGTGCGGCCAGTATCTGTGCCAAGGTGTCCCGCGACCATGCCATaagagcttggaagtttctggAGGGAGACATTAACTCAGAGTATGGGAGCGGGTACCCTAACGACCCGGAGACCAAGAAGTGGCTCTCGGGACATGTGGATCCTGTGTTTGGGTTTCCTCGCTTGGTCAGGTTCAGTTGGTCCACTGCGGAGAAGATCCTGGAAACTCAGGCACTAGCAGTTGAGTGGGAAAAAGTGGAGGAGGAAACATCACCAGGAGAGCAAAAGATCTCTAGCTTCTTTAGCAAATCCCCTGCAAAGTCCtgccagtcgcagaggaagagaCATGCTTTCTTCGCCGAGAGGTGTCTGTTTAGTACGTCCAGCTTCTGA
- the LOC143358779 gene encoding uncharacterized protein LOC143358779: protein MDWRLGFLLLCFVVEDMDALRMLDLVVPQHVVRGQTIRLECNFNLDGETLYSVKWYKDGNEFYRFVPQDRPPVLVFQLPGVTANIHNSTDSSVVLHSVNLMSTGRYRCEVSAEAPSFQTVSDHSDMLVVALPEDGPVITGRPGRHRYQVGDVVRFNCTSAKSKPAAMLSWFINGEPVDPQYLRGPHITEVDREGLETAVLGLEFRLRTKHFKKGDLKIKCLATIATVYWKSNELSIEGERPLKMPVMESRETRAQGHTHAEHILGGSGSGTLAPCILTMFVSLLVLR from the exons ACATGGACGCGCTGAGGATGCTGGACCTGGTGGTCCCTCAGCACGTGGTCCGGGGCCAGACAATTCGGCTGGAGTGCAACTTCAACCTGGACGGCGAGACCCTGTACTCCGTGAAGTGGTACAAAGACGGGAACGAGTTCTACCGATTCGTGCCGCAGGACAGGCCGCCGGTGCTCGTCTTTCAGCTGCCTGGTGTCACGGCGAAC ATTCACAATTCCACCGACAGCTCGGTCGTTCTCCATTCCGTGAACCTAATGAGCACCGGCAGATACAGATGCGAGGTGTCCGCCGAGGCGCCATCTTTCCAAACGGTCTCCGATCACTCCGACATGCTCGTTGTCG CCCTACCGGAAGACGGGCCCGTTATCACCGGAAGACCGGGCAGGCATCGTTATCAGGTCGGTGACGTGGTGCGGTTCAATTGCACTTCGGCGAAGTCGAAGCCGGCCGCTATGCTCAGCTGGTTCATCAACGGGGAACCT GTCGACCCGCAGTACTTGAGGGGGCCCCACATCACGGAGGTGGATCGCGAGGGTCTGGAGACAGCGGTGCTCGGCCTGGAGTTCCGTCTGCGTACGAAGCACTTCAAAAAGGGAGACTTGAAGATCAAATGTCTGGCGACGATAGCGACCGTGTATTGGAAATCGAACGAGCTCAGCATAGAGGGTGAAAGGCCCCTCAAGATGCCGGTAATGGAGAGCAGGGAGACAAGAGCGCAAGGGCACACGCACGCCGAACATATCTTGGGAG GAAGTGGAAGCGGCACACTAGCACCCTGCATCCTGACGATGTTCGTCAGCCTGCTGGTTCTGCGATAA